One region of Limnospira fusiformis SAG 85.79 genomic DNA includes:
- a CDS encoding helix-turn-helix domain-containing protein, whose protein sequence is MRTSSPSSTASVPDYTDCVNTKLRSNKIRIYPSPELNKVWRKWLAACRYCYNQAIALSRSGKRLSKLKLRCGSDAE, encoded by the coding sequence TTGAGGACATCCTCGCCATCCTCCACTGCTTCAGTTCCCGATTATACGGACTGCGTAAATACAAAACTCAGGTCAAACAAGATCCGGATTTACCCCAGCCCAGAGCTAAATAAAGTCTGGCGTAAATGGCTGGCTGCTTGTCGGTATTGCTACAACCAAGCAATTGCATTATCCCGGAGTGGTAAACGACTAAGCAAATTAAAGTTACGCTGCGGAAGTGATGCAGAGTGA
- the murC gene encoding UDP-N-acetylmuramate--L-alanine ligase: MPNTVDFNGRPFHFIGIGGIGMSALAYILAQRNLPVFGSDLQNSHITERLEAMGAHIFGSQDASNFDIFKTPKHNWESMASGLSGKISSEKATLPRESSSIAQLEQQLPQVICSTAIHPENPEYQVARELGCPIFHRSDLLAALMAEYQSIAVAGTHGKTTTSSLIAFLLLKAGLDPTILVGGEVNAWEGNARVGHSPYLVAEADESDGSLVKLASHIGVVTNIELDHPDHYKTLDQLISTFRIFANQCETIVGCIDCTMVRDYLKPTISYSINSQFNADYTVDAVQYLADGIMAQVYERGEAIGLLKLQLLGAHNLSNALATVAVGRLLNLEFSVIAQAIAQFPGTKRRFEYRGHYGGIQFVDDYAHHPSEIRVTLAAARGRLQNSSGLSSTLSEAAITPVHPGSEIKRVVAIFQPHRYSRTETLMEDFALCFGDADLVMLTEIYSAGEANPNRINGQQLATRVAEHHPHVDYQSSLEAVKTRLCQLLKPGDLVLFLGAGNLNRVIPEVMAFFQSDDNSGINPTVTA; encoded by the coding sequence ATGCCTAATACTGTCGATTTTAATGGCAGGCCATTTCATTTCATTGGCATTGGTGGCATAGGAATGTCAGCCCTTGCCTATATTTTAGCCCAGCGAAATTTGCCTGTCTTTGGCTCAGACCTGCAAAATAGCCATATCACAGAACGATTGGAAGCCATGGGGGCTCATATTTTTGGGAGTCAAGATGCCAGCAACTTTGACATTTTTAAAACCCCCAAGCATAATTGGGAGTCAATGGCTTCTGGGCTATCAGGCAAAATCTCGTCAGAGAAAGCCACTTTACCCAGAGAATCATCTTCGATCGCTCAGTTAGAACAGCAACTGCCACAAGTTATTTGTTCAACAGCTATCCATCCCGAAAATCCCGAATATCAAGTCGCCCGAGAGTTAGGATGTCCGATTTTTCATAGATCAGACCTACTAGCCGCTTTGATGGCTGAGTACCAAAGTATTGCCGTAGCCGGGACTCATGGTAAAACTACAACCAGCAGCTTGATTGCTTTTCTATTGCTCAAAGCTGGTTTGGACCCGACAATTCTGGTGGGTGGCGAGGTGAACGCTTGGGAAGGAAATGCCCGCGTGGGACATAGCCCTTATTTAGTAGCCGAAGCTGATGAGTCTGATGGTTCCCTAGTCAAACTAGCATCCCATATAGGGGTTGTGACTAATATTGAACTTGATCATCCTGACCACTACAAAACTCTTGATCAATTGATCTCGACCTTTAGGATTTTTGCCAATCAATGTGAGACTATTGTGGGGTGCATTGACTGCACAATGGTTCGAGATTACCTTAAACCTACCATTAGCTACAGCATTAACTCCCAGTTTAATGCCGACTATACTGTTGATGCTGTTCAATATCTAGCTGACGGCATCATGGCTCAGGTTTATGAGCGAGGTGAGGCGATCGGTCTGCTAAAGTTACAATTGCTGGGAGCCCATAATCTCAGTAATGCTTTGGCAACCGTGGCTGTGGGTCGGTTACTCAATTTGGAATTTTCTGTGATTGCTCAGGCGATCGCACAATTTCCTGGGACTAAACGACGCTTTGAATATCGGGGGCATTATGGGGGTATTCAATTTGTTGATGATTATGCCCACCACCCTAGCGAAATTCGAGTGACACTTGCTGCTGCTAGGGGGCGGCTTCAAAATTCCAGTGGTCTTAGCTCCACCTTATCGGAAGCAGCCATCACGCCTGTTCATCCCGGTTCGGAAATTAAACGAGTGGTCGCCATTTTTCAGCCCCACCGGTACAGTCGCACCGAAACCCTTATGGAGGATTTCGCACTGTGCTTTGGTGATGCAGACTTAGTTATGCTCACCGAGATCTATAGCGCCGGAGAAGCCAATCCCAACAGGATTAATGGTCAACAATTAGCCACGCGCGTTGCTGAACATCATCCCCATGTCGATTACCAGTCCTCCCTAGAGGCGGTGAAAACTCGCTTGTGTCAACTGCTCAAACCAGGAGATTTGGTCCTGTTTTTGGGTGCTGGCAACCTCAACCGAGTAATTCCAGAGGTGATGGCATTCTTTCAATCCGATGACAATTCTGGCATCAATCCCACTGTTACTGCGTAA
- the murB gene encoding UDP-N-acetylmuramate dehydrogenase yields the protein MVMTVSSGSLGQVNGKPERSITLLGNDCLIRSKVSLASLTSFRVGGPADWYTAPQRLDQLLACLEWANAEELPITLLGGGSNLLVSDRGLRGLVIGTRYLRHTHFDQETGQLTVGSGASLPRLAWKAARMGWRGLEWAVGIPGTVGGAIVMNAGAHISCTADILVNTHILERSGTLQVLPPEKLGYRYRTSNLQGSDRLVTQATFQLQPGYDPEQVMAETTEHFQQRRLSQPYHLPSCGSVFRNPGPHKAGWLIEQTGLKGYKIGGAQVAERHANFILNCGSATASDIFQLIHHVQERVQHQWSCLLEPEVRILGEHDLISN from the coding sequence ATGGTCATGACTGTTTCCTCTGGCTCTCTAGGTCAAGTGAACGGAAAACCGGAACGCTCCATCACCCTCCTGGGTAATGACTGTTTGATCCGGTCTAAAGTTTCCCTAGCTTCTCTAACCTCGTTTCGGGTGGGAGGCCCCGCCGACTGGTATACTGCACCGCAAAGATTAGATCAGTTACTAGCTTGTTTGGAATGGGCTAATGCCGAAGAACTACCGATTACTTTATTGGGCGGCGGTTCCAATCTTTTGGTGAGCGATCGAGGTTTGCGCGGTTTGGTGATTGGTACTCGTTATCTGCGACATACTCACTTTGACCAGGAAACTGGACAGCTTACGGTCGGTTCGGGTGCTTCTTTGCCCCGTTTGGCTTGGAAAGCTGCTCGTATGGGTTGGCGTGGCTTAGAATGGGCGGTGGGAATTCCGGGAACTGTCGGAGGAGCAATAGTTATGAATGCTGGCGCTCATATTTCTTGTACAGCAGATATTTTAGTTAATACCCATATCCTGGAACGTTCGGGAACTCTCCAGGTTTTACCCCCGGAAAAATTGGGCTACCGCTATCGTACTTCTAATCTACAGGGAAGCGATCGCCTAGTTACTCAGGCTACATTCCAGTTACAGCCCGGTTATGACCCAGAACAGGTTATGGCTGAGACTACAGAACATTTCCAACAGCGAAGGCTATCTCAACCCTACCATTTACCTAGTTGTGGCAGTGTTTTTCGTAACCCTGGACCCCATAAGGCCGGCTGGTTGATTGAACAAACGGGATTAAAGGGTTATAAAATTGGTGGCGCTCAAGTGGCTGAACGCCATGCTAACTTTATCTTGAATTGCGGCTCGGCTACCGCTAGTGATATCTTTCAACTGATACACCATGTTCAAGAGCGAGTTCAGCATCAGTGGTCCTGTTTGTTAGAGCCAGAGGTGAGAATCCTCGGAGAGCATGATTTAATCTCAAATTAG
- a CDS encoding YbaB/EbfC family nucleoid-associated protein has translation MTPEGKGFGRDGFGLGKMKELAEAFKKAQAVQEGAKKLQEDLDELEVLGEAGGGLVKVYLSGNQQPRRVEVSPDLLGEEPDVVSDLILTAMKEAYNNSTSTMRERMEELTGGLNLPGL, from the coding sequence ATGACACCAGAAGGAAAAGGATTCGGTCGTGATGGCTTCGGCCTTGGTAAAATGAAGGAACTAGCCGAGGCTTTTAAAAAAGCCCAGGCGGTTCAGGAAGGGGCGAAAAAACTTCAGGAAGATTTGGATGAACTGGAAGTCCTCGGAGAAGCGGGTGGTGGCCTGGTGAAGGTTTATCTGAGTGGGAACCAACAACCTCGCCGGGTAGAAGTATCTCCTGATTTGCTGGGAGAGGAACCTGATGTAGTCTCTGATCTAATCTTAACGGCGATGAAGGAAGCCTATAATAACTCCACCTCTACTATGCGGGAACGCATGGAAGAGTTGACTGGTGGGTTGAACTTACCCGGTTTATAA
- a CDS encoding IS607 family transposase, which produces MARYVKPKEAAQILGVHERTLRRWDDNGSIETIRTPAGQRRYNVESYTAKSGSDKRKVVIYARVSSRAQQSDLNRQVATLSNLYPEAEVVSEIGGGLNFKRKKMLALLGQVLSGDVRMVVVAHKDRLARFGWDLFRWLCEQNRCELMVLNETSLSPEREMVEDILAILHCFSSRLYGLRKYKTQVKQDPDLPQPRAK; this is translated from the coding sequence ATTGCCAGATATGTCAAACCCAAGGAAGCGGCCCAAATCCTTGGAGTCCATGAAAGAACACTCCGCAGATGGGACGACAATGGCTCAATCGAGACCATCAGAACCCCCGCTGGGCAACGACGATATAACGTTGAGTCATATACTGCCAAATCAGGCAGTGACAAACGCAAAGTCGTTATCTATGCCAGAGTTAGTAGCCGCGCCCAGCAGTCCGACCTCAACCGACAGGTAGCCACACTGTCCAACCTCTACCCCGAAGCAGAAGTCGTCTCAGAAATCGGAGGCGGGCTCAACTTCAAGCGAAAGAAAATGCTGGCCTTACTGGGACAAGTCTTGTCAGGAGATGTCCGCATGGTTGTTGTTGCCCACAAAGACCGATTGGCCAGATTTGGATGGGACTTGTTTCGATGGCTCTGTGAGCAAAACAGGTGCGAACTCATGGTTCTCAACGAGACAAGTCTCAGTCCAGAACGAGAAATGGTTGAGGACATCCTCGCCATCCTCCACTGCTTCAGTTCCCGATTATACGGACTGCGTAAATACAAAACTCAGGTCAAACAAGATCCGGATTTACCCCAGCCCAGAGCTAAATAA
- a CDS encoding aminopeptidase P family protein, giving the protein MRLPQPSEGLVNSLYQRRHQLAQLVDFPVLLWSGGVRSRNFPANIYPFRASSHFLYFAGLSLVDTVIHLEGGKLTLFMDDPDPDSALWHGESLSRDRLAEIIGANSAFPKSELTQKSHNAATVRVQDPATLAEMERILKRPVMAPAAAVGQDLALIKAIINLRLCHDDAALSELKKAATVTVKAHQAGILATPTASHESDIRAAMEAVIIAHNMTCSYNSIVTTEGQVLHNELYHNPLKSGDLLLADVGAETPGGWAGDVTRTWPVSGTFSPTQADIYDIVLAAHDACIEQVKPGVEYRDIHLLAAAVITEGLVDLGILRGQVTELVEKDAHALFFPHGIGHLLGLDVHDMEDLGDLAGYAPGRKRSDRFGLGFLRLNRPLAPGMLVTIEPGFYQVPAILNHPSNRETYRDMVNWEQLEKFADVRGIRIEDDVLVTDSGREVLTAALPSQRHHLTK; this is encoded by the coding sequence ATGCGACTTCCTCAACCTTCTGAAGGTCTGGTTAATAGCTTATATCAGCGCCGCCACCAATTAGCGCAACTGGTAGATTTTCCCGTCCTGTTGTGGTCTGGTGGTGTGCGATCGCGCAATTTTCCCGCTAATATTTATCCTTTCCGCGCCAGTAGCCATTTCTTATATTTTGCCGGTCTATCCTTAGTCGATACTGTCATCCATTTAGAAGGGGGAAAACTGACCCTATTTATGGATGACCCAGACCCAGATAGCGCCCTATGGCATGGGGAAAGTCTCTCACGCGATCGCCTCGCTGAAATTATCGGTGCCAACTCCGCTTTTCCCAAATCGGAATTAACCCAAAAAAGCCATAATGCTGCCACCGTCAGAGTGCAAGACCCAGCCACCCTTGCCGAAATGGAACGCATTTTAAAGCGCCCTGTCATGGCTCCAGCCGCCGCCGTAGGTCAAGATTTAGCGTTAATCAAAGCCATAATTAACCTCCGTTTATGCCATGATGATGCCGCCCTGTCCGAACTCAAAAAAGCCGCCACCGTCACCGTCAAAGCACACCAAGCCGGAATTTTAGCCACCCCCACAGCCAGCCACGAAAGTGATATTAGGGCAGCCATGGAAGCCGTCATCATTGCCCATAATATGACCTGTTCTTATAATAGTATAGTGACCACCGAGGGTCAGGTATTACATAACGAATTATACCATAATCCCCTGAAATCCGGTGATTTATTATTAGCAGATGTCGGCGCAGAAACCCCTGGGGGATGGGCTGGAGATGTCACCCGCACCTGGCCAGTTTCCGGCACTTTTTCCCCTACCCAAGCCGATATATATGATATAGTATTAGCCGCCCATGATGCTTGTATTGAGCAGGTCAAACCCGGTGTAGAATATAGGGATATTCATTTATTAGCGGCGGCGGTTATCACCGAGGGATTAGTAGATTTAGGGATTTTGCGAGGACAGGTAACCGAATTAGTAGAAAAGGATGCTCACGCCTTATTTTTCCCCCATGGTATCGGTCATTTACTAGGGTTAGACGTTCATGATATGGAAGACCTAGGAGACTTAGCCGGATATGCTCCTGGGCGCAAAAGAAGCGATCGCTTTGGTCTAGGTTTTCTGCGTCTAAATAGACCCCTAGCCCCCGGAATGCTAGTCACCATCGAACCTGGTTTTTATCAAGTTCCAGCCATTTTAAATCACCCATCCAATCGCGAAACCTATCGAGATATGGTAAATTGGGAACAACTCGAAAAATTTGCCGATGTGCGTGGCATTCGCATTGAGGATGATGTATTAGTCACCGACAGCGGCCGGGAAGTTTTAACCGCAGCCTTACCCAGTCAAAGACATCACCTAACAAAATAA